The following are from one region of the Phormidium sp. PBR-2020 genome:
- the pgeF gene encoding peptidoglycan editing factor PgeF: protein MDAWQWQTWQGKAYLTCGLLHPVPHGFFTREFSPDSPLTLAQGLKADAVVYRTHQVHGNAIADTRSLTPMVEPSAKETLPQADGLLSDRTNESIWVCTADCTPVLIADRAQGRVAAIHSGWRGTAAKIVPEAIAQFWNRGSQSADLRVALGPAISGDVYQVSLDVAAQVAATLLPGNPNQEAEAMIAALSEFDDAPVLPDTEAGKVRLDVRRAILHQLYRLGLTPEQIAMAPHCTYQDDERFFSYRRTRKKYVQWSGIVAPTVTT, encoded by the coding sequence ATGGATGCTTGGCAATGGCAGACTTGGCAGGGAAAAGCCTATCTAACCTGTGGTCTTCTTCACCCGGTTCCCCACGGGTTTTTCACACGAGAATTTAGTCCCGATTCTCCACTGACCCTGGCTCAAGGGCTAAAGGCTGATGCTGTAGTTTACCGGACGCATCAGGTTCATGGCAATGCGATCGCCGACACTCGCTCTCTAACACCGATGGTTGAACCATCTGCTAAGGAAACTCTCCCCCAAGCCGATGGACTGTTGAGCGATCGCACTAACGAATCTATCTGGGTTTGTACCGCCGACTGTACACCGGTGTTGATTGCCGATCGCGCTCAAGGACGGGTGGCGGCCATTCACTCCGGCTGGCGAGGAACGGCGGCCAAAATTGTCCCGGAGGCGATCGCCCAATTCTGGAATCGCGGTAGCCAAAGTGCCGATTTACGAGTCGCTCTCGGCCCCGCCATTTCGGGGGATGTCTATCAAGTCTCCCTGGATGTAGCGGCTCAGGTGGCGGCGACACTTCTACCGGGGAACCCAAACCAGGAAGCCGAAGCCATGATTGCGGCCCTTTCGGAATTTGACGACGCTCCAGTCTTACCGGATACCGAAGCCGGAAAAGTCCGCCTTGATGTGCGGCGGGCAATTTTGCACCAACTGTATCGTCTGGGGTTAACTCCTGAACAAATCGCCATGGCTCCCCATTGCACCTATCAAGACGATGAGCGGTTTTTCTCCTATCGTCGTACCCGAAAAAAATATGTGCAATGGTCAGGAATCGTCGCTCCAACGGTCACAACCTGA
- the tsaB gene encoding tRNA (adenosine(37)-N6)-threonylcarbamoyltransferase complex dimerization subunit type 1 TsaB has translation MTGYGFALHTTTARLGLALSQGEFSEPSSRSQTWLLGRSLSSELHGYLQRFMAPQGWKDLAFLAVAKGPGSFTGTRIGLVTARTLAQQLDLPLFAISSLEAIAQQRRRQDTTIPPDCDLAVQLVASRGELFTAIYKPAKEGRGLTTLVTDTARSFEDWTSLLDQWRSPYYLIKAQEDDLAGSVTSLLDLAWQDYQAGQRPSWSQALPFYGQHPVH, from the coding sequence ATGACTGGTTACGGATTCGCGTTACATACGACCACAGCTCGCCTGGGTTTGGCTCTGAGTCAGGGAGAGTTCTCTGAACCATCGAGTCGCTCTCAGACTTGGCTTCTGGGGCGATCGCTCTCGTCGGAGTTACATGGCTATTTACAGAGGTTTATGGCGCCTCAGGGTTGGAAGGATTTAGCCTTTTTGGCTGTCGCCAAGGGGCCGGGAAGCTTCACGGGAACCCGTATTGGCTTGGTCACCGCCCGCACTCTGGCCCAACAGTTGGATCTACCTCTGTTTGCTATCTCTAGTTTAGAGGCGATCGCCCAGCAACGACGACGACAGGACACCACCATTCCCCCAGATTGCGATCTGGCGGTGCAATTGGTGGCATCCCGAGGAGAACTCTTTACGGCGATTTATAAGCCAGCGAAGGAGGGCCGGGGACTGACTACCCTAGTGACGGATACCGCCCGCAGTTTTGAAGATTGGACGTCGCTACTCGATCAGTGGCGATCGCCCTACTATCTCATTAAAGCCCAGGAAGACGATCTCGCGGGGTCGGTGACCAGTCTCCTGGACTTAGCATGGCAGGACTACCAGGCCGGACAACGCCCATCCTGGTCCCAAGCCCTACCCTTTTACGGACAACACCCGGTTCACTAG
- a CDS encoding glycosyltransferase family 2 protein yields MPVNFWFDRNPSQPWEPLTTILSDRPLDKSVSVSSAPTLASSYRGYAGRRGKAAVMLLLIWGGVISLHFLSWGVWIIWGLTGLVGVHGLKTILSPPPRRQLTSMSRDTPLPHVSFLIPAKNEEAAIAPLIEMLDQLDYPGDRYEIWAIDDNSSDGTPELLDTLSQQYDRLQVLHRDDTARGGKSGALNQAVRLAQGEIIAIFDADAQVSSDFLWRVLPLFERDRVGAVQVRKVISNASDNLWTQGQRVEMILDAYLQEQRVALGGIGELRGNGQVIRRSALERCGYFNEETITDDLDLTLRLHLDHWDIDCVTLPTVREEAVTQPLALWHQRSRWAEGGYQRYLDYWRLLCGRRLSLSKRFDLVIFLWIQYLLPTAALPDLLLSLVRTRLPLLSPMTTLTISLSLLWMGLGLRRVNRQEGKQQPLPLLLRDTVQGTLYMLHWLLVMVATTARLAVRPKRLKWVKTVHRGVQDSQ; encoded by the coding sequence ATGCCGGTAAATTTTTGGTTTGATCGCAATCCCTCTCAACCCTGGGAACCCTTGACTACGATTTTGTCCGATCGCCCCTTGGACAAGTCTGTCTCCGTGTCCTCCGCTCCAACGCTGGCCTCATCCTATCGAGGCTATGCGGGACGACGGGGTAAAGCCGCCGTGATGTTACTGCTGATTTGGGGGGGAGTGATTAGCTTGCATTTCCTCTCTTGGGGGGTCTGGATCATCTGGGGACTCACCGGTTTGGTCGGGGTTCACGGTCTCAAAACAATTCTATCCCCTCCACCCCGTCGTCAGCTGACCTCGATGTCTCGGGATACCCCGCTTCCCCATGTCTCGTTTCTAATTCCCGCCAAAAATGAGGAAGCGGCGATCGCCCCTTTGATTGAGATGTTAGATCAACTGGACTATCCGGGCGATCGCTATGAGATCTGGGCCATTGACGACAACAGCAGCGACGGAACCCCAGAACTGCTCGATACCCTAAGTCAGCAATATGACCGTCTACAGGTCTTGCACCGGGACGACACCGCTCGTGGCGGCAAATCCGGTGCGCTCAATCAAGCCGTACGACTGGCCCAGGGCGAGATTATCGCCATCTTTGATGCCGATGCCCAGGTGAGTTCAGACTTCCTCTGGCGAGTCTTGCCCCTGTTTGAGCGCGATCGCGTCGGCGCCGTCCAGGTTCGTAAGGTCATCAGCAATGCCAGCGACAACCTCTGGACTCAGGGACAACGAGTGGAAATGATTTTAGATGCCTATCTCCAAGAACAACGAGTCGCCTTGGGTGGAATTGGCGAACTACGAGGGAACGGACAAGTTATTCGACGTAGTGCCCTAGAACGCTGTGGCTATTTCAACGAAGAAACCATTACCGACGACTTGGACTTAACCCTACGACTCCATCTCGATCACTGGGACATTGATTGTGTCACCCTGCCCACCGTTCGCGAGGAAGCGGTCACCCAGCCCTTGGCCCTGTGGCATCAACGCTCTCGTTGGGCCGAAGGAGGCTATCAACGCTATCTCGACTATTGGCGACTGTTGTGCGGTCGGCGGCTGAGTCTGTCCAAACGCTTCGATTTAGTGATCTTCTTGTGGATTCAATATCTCTTACCCACGGCAGCCCTACCGGATTTGCTCCTCTCCCTGGTGCGAACTCGTCTGCCCCTGCTTAGCCCTATGACCACCTTAACTATCAGTCTCTCCCTCCTCTGGATGGGCCTAGGCTTACGACGGGTGAATCGTCAGGAAGGCAAACAGCAGCCCTTGCCCCTGCTACTGCGAGATACCGTTCAGGGAACTCTCTATATGCTGCATTGGCTCTTGGTCATGGTCGCCACAACGGCGCGCCTAGCCGTTCGCCCAAAACGGCTCAAATGGGTCAAAACAGTTCACCGAGGCGTACAGGACTCCCAGTGA
- a CDS encoding DUF697 domain-containing protein gives MKQPILVFGLGASGALWLFDSLGNRFTDFGDWGVWGLIIVGIALWRLGGRQPVASADPLPSQFDRAEVEQALTRVRSNLEVLAAETDASSSPERFQERLEALEQTDDSRPLSIGVTGRKAVGKTALVQALQRQLVQGSTLEVQIQDLPSCLQREDVALLAQAQQADILLLVTDGDIRESELDLVQRIAATGQALLLVWNQSDRHPPQQQAQILGRIRQQAEPYLRGDRILAIAAAPSPIEVRHYKSDNSIETSTTTPAPELASLSECLETLHEDAPSLIWATTYRAAQSLRAEIRQEINRLRRQRALPVIRQSQWIAAAAAFGNPVPSLDLLATAAVNVQLVMNLGKIYQQKLSIEQAKVAAKTLAEVLVKLGLVEVSTQLVSAALKQNPITFVAGGATQGLSAAYLTHIAGLSLIDYFETCEEMTHTHPGMVLNGERFAAIVKRVFETNRRKTFIQSLIRQAGDRFATKTA, from the coding sequence GTGAAGCAACCAATTCTTGTGTTTGGTCTGGGAGCCTCAGGAGCCTTATGGCTTTTTGATAGTTTAGGGAATCGCTTTACAGATTTCGGAGACTGGGGGGTTTGGGGATTAATCATTGTCGGGATAGCCCTATGGCGGCTCGGGGGCCGGCAACCGGTCGCCTCTGCCGATCCCTTGCCGAGCCAGTTTGATCGAGCGGAAGTCGAGCAGGCGTTAACCCGAGTTCGCAGCAATTTAGAGGTGTTAGCGGCTGAAACCGACGCTTCCTCATCGCCCGAGAGGTTTCAGGAGCGTCTGGAGGCTCTGGAGCAAACCGACGACAGCCGCCCCCTCAGCATTGGGGTGACTGGCCGTAAAGCGGTGGGGAAAACGGCCCTGGTGCAAGCGTTGCAGAGGCAACTGGTCCAAGGCTCAACCCTAGAGGTTCAGATTCAGGACTTACCCTCGTGTCTCCAGCGTGAGGATGTCGCCCTGCTGGCGCAAGCTCAGCAGGCGGATATTCTCTTACTGGTGACCGATGGAGATATCCGAGAGTCAGAGTTAGATTTGGTTCAGAGGATTGCCGCCACCGGACAAGCCCTGCTGTTGGTGTGGAATCAAAGCGATCGCCATCCTCCCCAACAGCAGGCCCAGATTTTAGGTCGGATTCGCCAACAAGCTGAACCCTACTTAAGGGGCGATCGCATTCTGGCCATTGCTGCGGCCCCAAGTCCCATTGAAGTTCGCCACTATAAAAGCGATAACAGCATCGAAACCTCCACCACCACACCGGCCCCAGAACTGGCCTCGCTCAGTGAATGTTTAGAGACTCTCCACGAGGATGCCCCCAGTCTCATCTGGGCCACCACTTACCGCGCCGCTCAATCCCTGCGGGCCGAGATTCGCCAGGAGATCAATCGTCTGCGTCGTCAGCGCGCTCTGCCCGTGATTCGTCAGTCTCAATGGATTGCGGCGGCGGCGGCTTTTGGCAATCCGGTTCCCAGTTTAGATTTACTCGCCACCGCTGCGGTCAATGTGCAGTTAGTGATGAACTTGGGTAAAATTTATCAGCAAAAACTCTCCATCGAGCAAGCTAAGGTGGCCGCAAAAACCTTGGCCGAGGTATTGGTTAAATTGGGGTTGGTGGAAGTCTCGACGCAGTTGGTGAGCGCCGCCTTGAAACAAAACCCCATCACCTTTGTCGCGGGTGGGGCCACTCAGGGCCTCAGTGCCGCCTATTTGACCCATATTGCGGGTTTGAGTTTGATTGACTATTTTGAGACCTGTGAGGAGATGACTCACACCCATCCGGGAATGGTCTTGAATGGGGAACGCTTTGCTGCCATCGTCAAACGGGTGTTTGAGACCAATCGCCGCAAGACCTTTATCCAGTCCCTGATTCGTCAAGCGGGCGATCGCTTTGCCACGAAAACGGCTTAA
- a CDS encoding peptidylprolyl isomerase, producing the protein MTENFITIDDQAISLKQAIGYLNTTGDLPKFIQRILYRHIIEQTLSHRLDIAVEPQQIEQAIVNFRVQNQLTDPTRFEEWLKSQGLTYESFQKRVSESLRVEVLKQKEISQESRKYFNENKAALDRIVLSRIVVLAQALANEIQQQLTSGTATFEALAKQHSVTNDSSVGGLMGTLQMGQLPPEIRGQLAGHSAGDIIGPLEVEGRYTILRVEQVLPAAYEGDLRKQLEERFFSQWLQNQLKDHEIKLNVE; encoded by the coding sequence ATGACTGAAAATTTCATTACCATCGATGACCAGGCGATTTCTCTAAAACAAGCCATTGGTTATCTCAATACTACGGGGGATCTCCCGAAGTTCATCCAGCGGATTCTCTACCGCCATATCATTGAGCAAACCTTGAGCCACCGCTTGGATATTGCGGTGGAACCTCAACAAATTGAACAGGCGATCGTGAATTTCCGGGTTCAGAATCAACTGACGGACCCGACTCGCTTTGAGGAATGGCTCAAATCACAAGGGTTAACCTATGAGTCGTTTCAAAAACGAGTCTCGGAATCCCTACGGGTGGAAGTTCTCAAACAAAAGGAAATTAGCCAGGAGTCTCGCAAGTATTTCAACGAAAATAAAGCGGCGTTAGATCGGATTGTTTTGTCGCGGATTGTCGTCTTAGCTCAAGCCCTCGCCAATGAGATTCAGCAGCAACTGACCAGTGGAACGGCGACCTTTGAGGCATTGGCTAAACAGCATTCTGTCACCAATGACAGTTCCGTTGGGGGCCTGATGGGAACCTTGCAAATGGGACAACTCCCGCCGGAAATTCGCGGCCAGTTAGCCGGACATAGTGCCGGGGATATTATTGGTCCTCTGGAAGTGGAAGGACGCTATACGATTCTGCGGGTAGAGCAGGTGTTACCCGCTGCCTATGAGGGGGATCTCCGCAAGCAACTCGAAGAGCGATTTTTTTCCCAATGGTTGCAAAATCAACTTAAAGATCATGAAATCAAGTTGAATGTTGAGTAG
- a CDS encoding biotin--[acetyl-CoA-carboxylase] ligase: protein MGETPRLSSSRIEGAIATLEPALKSYFHITAEDIVSSTNQLLWERVESGCAPGTVILASRQTSGRGQRGHRWLSEPGGLYLSVCATPNLAARDGSQLTLASAWGIAVSLREAEIPVSLKWLNDIFLQGRKLGGILTETRLQGDRITTAVIGVGVNWSNPVPEVGINLHEFWANHPESRPCSLEMLAARVLVGIEWGLYRLQHRGIEAILPEYQQLLQEDGDPSSPLIAHHGEP from the coding sequence ATGGGTGAGACTCCACGTTTATCTAGTTCCCGGATTGAGGGGGCGATCGCCACCCTAGAACCGGCCTTAAAGAGCTATTTTCACATCACAGCCGAGGATATCGTCTCCTCTACTAATCAACTCCTCTGGGAGCGGGTAGAATCCGGATGTGCGCCGGGAACAGTTATTCTGGCCTCGCGTCAAACATCAGGACGGGGACAACGGGGTCATCGCTGGCTCTCGGAACCGGGAGGACTCTATTTGTCGGTCTGTGCGACCCCTAATTTAGCGGCTCGGGATGGCTCTCAACTGACTCTAGCGAGTGCTTGGGGAATTGCTGTGAGCCTGCGAGAAGCTGAAATTCCGGTGTCTCTGAAATGGCTCAATGACATTTTTTTGCAGGGCCGTAAACTGGGGGGGATTCTCACAGAAACCCGTCTTCAGGGCGATCGCATCACCACAGCCGTGATTGGCGTGGGGGTCAACTGGAGTAATCCCGTCCCGGAGGTGGGGATTAACCTCCATGAGTTCTGGGCAAATCACCCGGAATCTCGGCCCTGTTCCCTGGAAATGTTGGCAGCTCGCGTTCTGGTTGGGATTGAGTGGGGACTGTATCGACTTCAGCATCGGGGCATTGAGGCCATTCTCCCAGAGTATCAACAGCTCCTACAAGAGGATGGGGACCCGTCGTCGCCCTTGATAGCCCATCACGGCGAACCCTGA
- a CDS encoding peptidoglycan DD-metalloendopeptidase family protein, translating into MQKRSTHTHLSLSLFVQGLGWLGGLSLLGSGFVFAKGPYNPDLHIQEKVPDYSPNPVDSTPDYAPEPVAPSQTYSPDPAPIYQKPAAGYQDNSYQAPVEAPVEAPVEAPRATPEPEPAPESHQGVSPDAVFESQPQRESIAPPEPLNRPQLDRPNLSPQHSYVDDTDYSLGATTAQDSQVVVFEERSTGCEARVSGRVSGQLCNPTPAQSQPSPGNTLPSTRVASGSSSPSQPASGGQGAAAYRPGAASAPAPSGFTASSQPSGGSQVANNANRTPSVNVDYAQMRAQLLRDMAVQPLERSFRARDRRLIFPLSIPAPISSFFGWRHHPIAGVRRFHAGTDIAAPTGTPVLAAFSGKVATAEMLGGYGLTVILEHNEGTAETLYAHLSQLLVRPGQEVQQGQVIGRVGSTGFSTGPHLHFEVKQLTEQGWVHLDPGLQLELALEDLINQMQVARTSEGN; encoded by the coding sequence ATGCAAAAACGTTCCACTCATACACACCTTTCACTATCCTTATTTGTTCAAGGACTCGGTTGGCTCGGCGGCTTAAGTCTGCTCGGAAGCGGTTTTGTCTTTGCCAAAGGCCCCTATAACCCCGATCTGCACATTCAGGAAAAAGTCCCGGACTACTCACCGAATCCCGTGGACTCAACCCCGGATTACGCCCCTGAGCCAGTCGCCCCTAGCCAAACCTATAGCCCAGACCCTGCTCCCATCTACCAAAAACCGGCAGCAGGATATCAAGATAACTCTTACCAAGCTCCCGTAGAAGCTCCCGTAGAAGCTCCCGTAGAAGCTCCCCGAGCGACTCCTGAGCCTGAGCCTGCTCCTGAGTCTCATCAAGGGGTGTCCCCCGATGCCGTCTTTGAGAGTCAACCGCAACGAGAGTCCATCGCTCCGCCTGAGCCTCTCAACCGCCCCCAACTCGATCGCCCCAACCTCTCCCCCCAACATAGCTACGTCGACGACACTGACTACAGCCTAGGGGCTACCACCGCCCAAGACTCTCAGGTGGTGGTCTTTGAAGAACGCTCTACCGGTTGTGAAGCGCGGGTGAGTGGACGAGTGAGTGGACAACTCTGTAACCCGACTCCAGCCCAATCTCAGCCCAGTCCTGGCAACACTCTGCCATCAACGCGGGTGGCCTCGGGGAGTTCATCCCCCTCTCAACCCGCCAGCGGGGGTCAGGGTGCAGCCGCGTATCGTCCAGGGGCAGCCAGCGCCCCCGCTCCATCTGGCTTTACCGCCAGTTCTCAGCCCAGTGGTGGGTCCCAAGTGGCCAACAACGCCAATCGCACCCCCTCCGTGAATGTGGATTATGCTCAGATGCGAGCGCAACTCCTGCGAGACATGGCTGTTCAGCCCTTAGAACGGAGTTTCCGGGCCCGCGATCGCCGTCTCATCTTCCCCCTGTCCATTCCCGCTCCCATCAGTTCCTTCTTCGGTTGGCGACATCACCCCATCGCCGGGGTTCGTCGCTTCCACGCCGGAACTGACATCGCCGCCCCCACCGGAACCCCAGTCTTAGCGGCATTTTCCGGTAAAGTGGCCACCGCCGAAATGCTAGGGGGCTATGGCTTGACCGTCATCCTCGAACATAACGAGGGAACCGCTGAAACCCTCTATGCTCACTTGTCTCAATTGTTGGTGCGTCCCGGTCAGGAAGTCCAGCAAGGACAAGTCATTGGCCGTGTCGGCAGTACAGGCTTTTCGACCGGGCCTCACCTGCATTTTGAGGTCAAACAGCTCACGGAACAGGGTTGGGTTCACCTCGATCCAGGCCTGCAATTGGAACTGGCCCTCGAAGATCTGATTAACCAAATGCAAGTGGCCAGAACCTCAGAGGGCAATTAG
- a CDS encoding DNA polymerase III subunit gamma/tau, whose protein sequence is MVYEPLHHKYRPATFADLVGQSAIASTLTNAIRQERIAPAYLFCGPRGTGKTSSARIFAKSLNCLASDRPTETPCGTCDACRSIARGSALDVIEIDAASNTGVDNIRELIERAQFAPVQARYKVYIIDECHMLSTAAFNSLLKTLEEPPAHVIFILATTDPQRVLPTIISRCQRFDYRRIALDAMTGHLRYIAEQEAIAITDDALTLIAQLAQGGLRDAESVLDQLSLLPEEIDVERVWDLVGAVPEQDLLTLLEAIAQNNPQHVLEQCRYLLDRGREPPIVMQNLAAFYRDLLIAKTAPHRNDLVTVTAQTWESLCQFAQQWDERLILAGSQHLRSCDPQVRQTTQPRLWLEVTLLGLLPVNLQPPQTPPANVPLASAQAVSPPMAPVAPVAAAVAPAHTPQAPVQPAIPPTPAPQAPVQPRAIPQAARTQTPSPTPPSQEPVPSPSPTSPDSAPEAIGSYNLPHIWQQVLENIEFRATRELLRQQGHLLQFDGQTAQIGVAKALIKMAETKVPDIEAAFQTTLQTTIRVKIGPTQGQVRGPSAPAPNPQASPPSPAVVTPPSPTHTVPESSEPARGTMTVDAPPWEGSASVASQPPQTAPMESNGQSQSPGTVAAEAIQGANEDQVESATPTQLGSMAAAVDPQGSQDTWEVDKLHQVAQQFAQFFNGDVVDLDDDLDLEL, encoded by the coding sequence GTGGTTTATGAGCCTTTACACCACAAATATCGTCCTGCCACCTTTGCCGATCTCGTTGGACAGTCGGCGATCGCCAGTACCTTAACCAATGCCATTCGCCAGGAACGGATTGCCCCGGCTTATCTATTCTGCGGGCCTCGGGGAACTGGGAAAACCTCAAGCGCCCGTATTTTCGCCAAATCCCTGAATTGCCTAGCCAGCGATCGCCCCACCGAAACCCCCTGCGGAACCTGTGACGCTTGCCGTAGCATTGCCCGAGGTTCAGCCCTCGATGTCATTGAAATTGACGCCGCCAGTAACACCGGCGTTGATAACATTCGAGAACTCATTGAACGGGCCCAATTCGCCCCAGTCCAAGCCCGTTACAAAGTCTATATTATTGACGAATGCCATATGCTCAGCACAGCGGCATTCAACTCCCTCTTAAAAACCCTAGAAGAACCTCCAGCTCACGTTATCTTCATCCTCGCAACCACCGATCCCCAGCGAGTTTTACCCACCATTATTTCTCGCTGTCAACGGTTTGACTATCGGCGCATTGCCCTCGATGCGATGACCGGGCATTTGCGCTATATTGCCGAGCAAGAAGCCATCGCCATCACCGATGATGCCCTTACCCTGATTGCGCAACTGGCTCAGGGCGGATTGCGAGATGCCGAGAGTGTTCTCGATCAACTGAGCTTATTACCTGAAGAAATCGACGTCGAACGAGTCTGGGATTTAGTCGGTGCCGTCCCCGAACAAGATTTGCTGACCTTACTTGAGGCGATCGCCCAAAATAACCCTCAACACGTCTTAGAACAATGTCGCTATCTCCTCGATCGCGGACGAGAACCCCCCATTGTCATGCAAAATCTCGCCGCCTTCTATCGCGACTTACTCATTGCCAAAACTGCCCCCCACCGCAACGATCTCGTTACCGTGACGGCCCAAACCTGGGAATCCCTCTGTCAGTTCGCCCAGCAGTGGGACGAACGCCTCATTCTGGCTGGTTCCCAGCATTTACGCAGCTGCGACCCTCAGGTTCGCCAGACCACCCAACCCCGTCTCTGGTTAGAAGTTACCTTACTGGGGTTACTTCCGGTGAACTTACAGCCGCCCCAAACTCCCCCAGCTAACGTTCCCCTGGCCTCAGCCCAAGCGGTATCACCCCCCATGGCTCCTGTCGCTCCCGTAGCAGCGGCTGTAGCTCCTGCTCACACGCCTCAAGCTCCCGTTCAACCCGCCATCCCCCCCACCCCAGCACCTCAAGCTCCCGTTCAACCCAGAGCCATCCCACAAGCCGCCAGGACTCAGACCCCAAGTCCTACCCCCCCAAGCCAAGAGCCGGTCCCCAGCCCTTCCCCAACCTCTCCAGACTCTGCACCCGAAGCCATAGGCTCCTATAACCTGCCCCACATTTGGCAGCAAGTCCTGGAAAATATCGAATTCCGGGCGACCCGAGAACTCTTACGCCAACAAGGGCATTTGCTGCAATTTGATGGTCAAACCGCCCAAATTGGCGTAGCGAAAGCCCTAATCAAAATGGCAGAAACGAAAGTTCCTGATATTGAAGCGGCGTTCCAGACCACCCTACAGACAACCATCCGCGTCAAAATTGGCCCCACCCAAGGGCAGGTTCGAGGTCCCAGTGCCCCTGCACCCAATCCCCAAGCCTCGCCGCCTTCCCCAGCCGTTGTTACCCCTCCGTCGCCAACTCACACAGTCCCAGAGTCCTCTGAACCAGCTAGAGGCACAATGACGGTAGATGCTCCTCCCTGGGAAGGGTCGGCATCCGTCGCGAGCCAACCACCCCAGACGGCTCCCATGGAGAGTAATGGCCAGTCTCAGTCCCCAGGAACTGTTGCGGCTGAGGCTATCCAAGGTGCCAATGAGGATCAGGTTGAGTCCGCGACCCCAACTCAACTGGGGTCTATGGCTGCTGCTGTTGACCCTCAAGGCTCTCAAGACACTTGGGAAGTTGACAAACTCCATCAGGTGGCTCAACAATTTGCCCAGTTCTTTAATGGCGATGTGGTGGATTTAGACGATGACCTGGACTTGGAACTTTAG
- a CDS encoding cold-shock protein — protein sequence MSSQVTGTVKWFNEEKGFGFITQENGGPDVFVHFRAILQEGFKTLAEGQKVQFTVEQGQKGPQAQNVTLL from the coding sequence ATGTCAAGTCAAGTTACCGGAACCGTTAAATGGTTTAACGAAGAGAAAGGATTTGGTTTCATCACCCAAGAAAATGGGGGACCTGATGTATTTGTGCATTTCCGAGCCATCCTACAAGAAGGGTTTAAAACCCTTGCCGAAGGGCAAAAAGTCCAGTTTACCGTTGAACAAGGACAAAAAGGACCTCAAGCACAAAACGTCACCCTACTCTAG
- a CDS encoding N-acetylmannosamine-6-phosphate 2-epimerase → MAIAPSSLLSSLQGGLIVSCQAPADSPLHVPEIIAAMAEAAVDQGATGIRVDSPAHVRAVRQRLPETPIIGLWKQVCADSEVYITPQFHHAEAIAQAGADIIALDATERPRPQGETLAEIVQQVQNNLALPILADIDRLEAAIIAQQLGIEMIGTTLYGYTHATLEQSPPAWDLLQRLVEEHLGFIICEGGISSPEMARRAMALGADAVVVGTAITGIDLLVQRYHRAILEP, encoded by the coding sequence ATGGCGATCGCCCCTTCCTCCCTCCTATCATCCCTGCAAGGGGGACTAATTGTATCCTGTCAAGCTCCGGCTGACTCCCCCCTTCATGTTCCTGAGATTATTGCCGCGATGGCAGAAGCCGCTGTCGATCAGGGTGCCACGGGAATTCGGGTTGATAGCCCCGCTCATGTACGAGCGGTGCGTCAGCGATTACCCGAAACTCCTATCATTGGCTTATGGAAACAGGTCTGTGCCGACAGTGAGGTTTACATTACCCCTCAATTCCATCATGCCGAAGCCATCGCCCAAGCTGGGGCAGATATTATTGCCCTTGATGCCACCGAGCGGCCTCGTCCCCAGGGGGAAACGTTAGCCGAGATAGTGCAACAAGTCCAGAACAACTTAGCCCTGCCGATTCTGGCCGATATCGATCGCCTAGAGGCGGCCATAATCGCCCAACAGCTTGGGATTGAGATGATCGGCACGACGCTCTACGGCTACACCCACGCCACCCTTGAGCAATCCCCGCCGGCCTGGGATCTGCTGCAAAGGTTAGTTGAGGAGCATCTGGGATTTATTATCTGCGAAGGGGGAATCAGCTCCCCCGAGATGGCACGACGGGCCATGGCCCTCGGGGCCGATGCCGTGGTGGTCGGCACCGCGATTACGGGGATTGATTTGCTGGTTCAACGCTATCACCGAGCCATACTGGAACCCTAG